GCGGGCTGCGCCCTTTGCGCCGCGCCTGCAAATATCCAACGGTGCGGGCATCGCCGACACAACCGGCCTTGGGACACCAACGCTGCGGTATCGCGTGTCACTGCTAGGCGGGCAACAGTCCGGCTGCGCGCAGCGCGGGCAAGTTAGAACGGCTTACCGGAACCTCCGCCCCATCAGCCATGCCCAAAACGACCCTGCCCTGCCGCCGCTCCACGCGCAAGATTTCTTCGGGCACAACCCAATGCGACCGGTGAACACGGATGCCCGCCCCGTGCAAGGCGGCCTCGGCATCGGCCATGCGCATCAGGATCAGTTCGGACCCGTTGCGCGTGACAACCAGCAGGTAATGATCCTGCGCTTCCAGCCGGATCAGCGGCCCGCGTTTTTGCAGCGGCAGGCGCGCAACGAAAATATCCGCAGCGGTCGTGTCACCTTCCGTCGCATTTGCAGGGCGCAGCCAGATCATCAGCGCATGAATGGCCCCTGCAATAACCAGCACAATCATGACCAGCCACAAAAAGCCTGCCATATTGCCCGCATGCCAGCCGGGAAACAGCACCACATTCAGGCCAAAGACCAGCCCGCCAAGGATGACCGCATAGGCCACGCTGACGGCGGCACGCATGACGGGACGCGCAGGCAAATGCTGTTGCAGGCGGCGCAGGGCAAAATGCAACACAATCGCGCCCGCAATCACACCGCCCCAATACAGCGCACGCGGCCGCAGGGATAGCGCATCCATTGTGCCAAAAGGGCCAGCCAGTGTCGCCAGAACCGTCAGGCCAAGCCACAGCGCGCCAGTCTCGCGCCATTCACGAAGCGTGAGTTGCAGCGCCCTGAAACGCATGGTCATTCGCGAAATCCCCTGACAGTCGACGCACCCTTTATTGCCGTGCGGTGCTGCCGAATGCAAACCCTGCAACCACTATTCAACCTATGGACATGGGACGCAACATGGCACTGACTCTGGCCCCGCTTGTAAACACGACACTGGCAATACAAATCCACACCGCCGCCGCGATGATCGCAATTGTCGTAACGCTGCTGATTTTCACACGCCCAAGGGGGTCGCGCGCGCACAGGCGTCTGGGCTGGGTATGGGTCGGTGCAATGCTGACCGTCGCCCTGACCAGTTTCGGCATCCGGCATGGCGGCCCTCTTTGGGGCTATGGCTGGATACACCTGCTGTCACTCTGGGTGATCGCGGGCATTGGCTATGCACTTATCCAGATCAGGCGCGGGCAGATCGCGCGCCACCGCGGCATGATGCTGGGCATGGTCTGGGGCGGGTTGGTGATTGCGGGCGCATTCACCCTGGCCCCCGGACGCATCATGCACGCGGTTCTGATCGGGGGCTAGACTGTCAGCCCTTCGGGTTCGGGCAGACCATTGGCGCGGCAGGCCGCTGTCACGGTATTGGCCAGCAAGCAGGCAATGGTCATCGGGCCAACGCCCCCCGGAACCGGCGTAATCGCGCCCGCAACCGCTGCCGCGCTTTCAAAATGGACATCGCCCACCAGCTTGTTACGGCCCTCGCGTTCCACACGGTTGATGCCCACATCAATAACGGTCGCACCCGGCTTCACCCAATCACCGGAAATCATTTCAGCGCGCCCCACCGCCGCCACCAGAATATCGGCACTGCGGCACATGGCAGGCAGGTCCCTGGTGCGCGAATGCGCGATTGTCACGGTGCAACTGTCACCCAGCAACAGCTGCGCCATGGGCTTGCCCACAATATTGGACCGGCCCACGACGACCGCATGCATCCCCGACAGGTCCCCGTGATAATCACGCAGCATCATCAGGCACCCAAGCGGGGTGCAGGGCACCATGCTTTTCTGTCCGGTCCCCAACAGACCGACATTCGAGATGTGAAAGCCGTCAACATCCTTGGCGGGATCAATCGCATTGATCACCAGATCGGAATCCAGATGCGCGGGAAGGGGCAATTGCACAAGAATACCATGCACTTCGGGGTCACGGTTCAACCTGTCGATCAGGTCAAGCAGATGGGCTTCCGAGGTGTCATCGGCCAGCTTGTGTTCAAACGAGTTCATCCCGGCTTCAAGCGTCTGTTTGCCCTTGGAGCGCACATAGACCTGACTTGCAGGATCATCCCCCAGCAGCACCACGGCCAGACCGGGTGTCAGGCTGTGATCCGCCTTCAGCCTGCCTACATGCGTTGCAACCTTGGCCCGAACCCGCGCTGCAAATTCCTTACCGTCGATAATAGCTGCGCTCATGCGTCGATCCTTTGTTCAGCTTGGCCTTTGTTCAGCTTGGCCTTTGTTCAGCTTGGCCCCAACACGCGTTCCTCGCGTGCAATCGACCAGTCAATGATCTGTTGCCACAATCCGTGCGTCAACTCGGCGTCCAGACCGGCACGCGTGGCGTTTTGGTTAATATTGTCCAGCACCTGCGCCACGCGCTCGTCGATGCGCGCGGGCAACCCTGCGGCGGGCTTCAACTGCGCGGCGCGGTCGATATAGCCTACGCGTTCTGCCAGCAGGGCAATCAGGGCGCAATCAATCCGGTCAATCTCGGCGCGCAATTCGGTCATGTTCTGACATTGTGCTGCACTGGGCATAGGGGACACTCCATTCTTCATGAACCTGCTGCCTCCTACCCTGCGGGCCGGTGCTGTGCAATGTGCCCATAGGGGATGGTGGGCGGGGCGATGCGCGCATATGCGCGCGAGCGTCCGTCCATCACCCCCGCTGCGGTCAGAACAAGCCCTCAATCAGCCCTTCGTCGTTGAACCTGATCGATTGCGCTGCCGGTTTGCGTGGCAAGCCGGGCATGGTCATGATCTCGCCGCAGATGACCACAATGAAACCGGCCCCTGCCGCAAGGCGCACTTCGCGCACCGGCACCGAATGGTTGACAGGTGCGCCCCGGCGGTTCGGGTCGGTGGTAAAGGAATACTGCGTCTTGGCCATACATATCGGCAAATGGCCATATCCCGCCGCTTCCCATTCCTTCAACTGGTTGCGGATCTTGGCATCGGCCAGCACCTCGTCGGCGCGGTATATGCGCCGCGCTACAGTTTCGATCTTCTCGAACAGCGGCATGTCATCGCCATAAAGGGGCGCGAACTGTGCGCGGTCCCCGTCGGCGATTTCCGCAACACGCGTTGCCAGTTCAGCAATCCCCGCCGACCCTTGCGCCCAGTGGCGACACAAGATCGCCTCTGCCCCAAGGGAGGCGACATAGTCCTGAACCGCCGCAACTTCGGCATCTGTGTCGGAATGGAAATGGTTGATCGCCACGACCACCGGAACGCCAAAGGATTTGACATTCTCGACATGGCGTCCAAGGTTCGGACACCCTTTCTTGACGGCGTCCACATTCTCGGCCCCAAGATCGGCCTTGGCCACCCCGCCATTCATTTTCATCGCGCGCACAGTGGCCACGATCACCGCGACCGACGGTGTCAGCCCTGCCTTGCGGCATTTGATGTTGAAAAACTTCTCGGCCCCCAGATCAGCGCCAAACCCCGCTTCGGTGACGACATAATCCGCCAGGCCCAGCGCGGTTTGCGTGGCCACAACCGAATTACAGCCATGTGCGATATTGGCAAACGGGCCGCCATGGACGAAAGCCGGGTTGTTTTCCAGCGTCTGCACCAGATTGGGCTGCATCGCATCTTTCAACAGCACCGTCATCGCGCCCTCTGCGCCAATATCGCGGCAGTAAATCGCGGTCTTGTCACGGCGATACGCAATCACAATGTCACCCAGACGGTTTTGCAGATCTTCCAGATCAGCCGCAAGGCACAGGATTGCCATCACTTCGGACGCAACTGTGATGTCAAATCCGGTCTGGCGCGCAAACCCGTTCGACACACCGCCAAGGCTGACAACAATATCACGCAGCGCGCGGTCGTTCATGTCCATGACACGCCGCCATGTGATGCGGCGTTCGTCAATCTCCAGCTCGTTGCCCCAATAGATATGGTTGTCAATCATCGCCGACAGCAGGTTATGCGCCGATGTGATGGCGTGAAAATCACCTGTGAAATGCAGGTTCATGTCTTCCATCGGCACGACCTGCGAATAGCCGCCGCCAGCGGCCCCGCCCTTCATGCCGAAATTCGGCCCAAGGCTGGCTTCACGAATGCAGATCGCAGCGTTTTTGCCGATTGCATTCAGACCATCGCCCAAACCCACGGTGGTGGTGGTCTTGCCTTCGCCCGCAGGGGTGGGGTTGATCGCGGTCACCAGAATCAGCTTGCCGCGCGTTCGCCCGCGCGCATCGGCCACGAATTCCTGACTGACCTTGGCCTTGTCATGCCCGAAGGGTAACAGATGCTCAGACGGGATGCCCAGCTTCGCGCCGATTTCCTGAATGGGCTTCTTCTTGGCCTCGCGGGCTATTTCGATGTCGGTCTTGAAGGTCATGTGTTCTCGTCCCTGCGGTAAGGTGTCGCTGCTGCCACAGCTATAGCGGTGCGGGGCCGGACACACAGCCGCGATTCCGACATTTTCGGCACCGGAAACGCCTTTCGCATTTCCGATTGGAAACCAAAGGGGTGCAGCGGGAAACCTGCGCCCTGAAACAGTAAAAAGGCACGGGGGGATATGCCCCCCGTGCCTTAGTGTGATTTATAGTTTCAATGATCGCCGTGATCAGCCTTTTTTCAGGCAGCGGCTTCCCAGCACTTCGGCAATCTGCACCGCATTCAACGCAGCACCCTTGCGCAGGTTATCGCTGACGCACCATATGTTCAGGCCGTTATCGATGGTCGAGTCCTGACGGATGCGGCTGATAAAGGTTGCGTATTCGCCCACGCATTCGATCGGGGTGATGTAGCCACCGGCTTCGCGCTTGTCGATCACCAGAATACCGGGCGCTTCGCGCAGAATTTCGCGGGCTTCATCCTCGTCCAGAAAATCCTCGAATTCGATGTTGATGGATTCGGAATGCCCCACGAAAACCGGCACGCGCACGCAGGTCGCCGTGACCTTGATTTTGGTGTCGATAATCTTCTTGGTTTCGGCGACCATTTTCCATTCTTCTTTTGTCGAACCGTCATCCATGAAAACATCGATATGCGGGATGACATTGAACGCGATCTGCTTTGGATAGACGCTTGGCGCCACTTCCTGACCGGGGACATACACGCCCTTGGTCTGGTTCCACAGCTCGTCAATGGCTTCCTTGCCCGACCCCGACACCGATTGATAGGTGCTGACCACCACGCGCTTGATGCGGGCACGGTCATGCAACGGCTTCAGCGCCACCACCATCTGCGCGGTGGAACAGTTCGGGTTGGCGATGATGTTTTTCTTGGTGTAGCCATCCACCGCTTCGGCGTTCACTTCCGGCACCACCAGCGGCACATCGGGGTCGTAACGATACAGCGACGAATTGTCGATCACCACACAGCCCGCCTTGGCCGCGATGGGGGCGTATTTCTGGGTGGCTTCGGACCCGATGGCAAACAAGGCCATGTCCCAGCCCGTGAAATCGAACTGCTCCAGATCCTGACATTTCAAAGTTCGGTCGCCAAAGCTGACTTCGGTTCCCTGAGAGCGGCGCGATGCCAGCGCAGCAATCTCGTCAACCGGAAACTCGCGCTCGGCGAGGATATTCAGCATTTCGCGGCCCACATTCCCTGTGGCACCGACAACGACGACTCTATAGCCCATATTGGCCTCCTTGAAACAAGTGATTGGGCACATACCGCATCCGTGGCGAAAGGTGAAGGGGCGCGTTCTTCAAGGATTTGTGCCACGCTTTTTCACCGCCCCGCGCCTAAGGCCGTCACGCGCCACGCGTATGATTTCATTTTGCATATAATTTAGCCAAAGTGCACAAAATTTAACCGTCTTGCATCTGCGCACGGCCTCGCCCTCGCATTCCGGCGCGCCCCGATGCGGCGGGGCTGGATTGGCCACCCAAGCCCTTGATAGCGACACATCATATATAGAGGTGCGCATGATCCCGCTGAAACTGTCAGACCCCCACCAGCGCAGCAAGGGCCTTGCCCGTGCAGAGTTCTTTGCGCAAGGCGGGCGGGCCGTTCTGGGCGATCTGTATCAACAAGGGTCCGCCAAACTGATTGTTCTGCCGGGGCCGGAACTGGTGTTTCTGAACACATCTGGCGGGTTAACGGGGGGCGACAGGCTGGGCCTGAACATTACCTTGGGCGCGCAGTGCCGCCTGACCGCCACCACCCAGACGGCCGAACGCGCCTATCGCAGCACATCGGGCGCAGCACATGTCGATATTGCCATGACTGTGGGGGATGGCGCGCATCTGGACTGGCTGCCGCAGGAAACCATTTTGTTTGACGCCGCGCAATTGCGCCGGCGCACCATCATCACCCTTGGGGTGGGCGCAAGCTGCCTGATGGCCGAAACCGTGGTTCTGGGACGCGCCGCCATGGGCGAGCATGTCACAGCGCTGGATTTCCACGACTGGCGGCTGATCCGGCACGGCGACACGCCCTGCCATGCCGAGGCCTTGGCGCTGGACGCCCCGCGCCTGAACAGCCGTGCCGCAGGGCTGGCGGGCATGCGCGCGTTTGCAACGCTGGTTCTGGTCGCAGATGGTGCGCAGGACAAACTGGCGCTGGCGCGCGCCGCCCTGCACCCCGACCCAGACGTGAACGCCGCCGCATCCGCGATGCCGGGGCGGCTGGTGGTGCGCCTGATGGCGCGCGACAACTGGCCCTTGCGCAAACAGATGGTGCGGCTGCTGCATGCGCTGCGCCCTTCCCCCCTTCCCCGTGTCTGGCAAATGTGAGTAGATCTTCATGAACCTGAACCCTCGTGAAAAAGACAAGCTTCTGGTGGCACTGGCCGCCATGGTGGCGCGCAACCGGCTGGCGCGCGGCGTCAAGCTGAACCACCCCGAAGCCATCGCCCTGATCACCGATTATGTGGTCGAAGGGGCGCGTGACGGGCGCAGCGTGGCCGACCTGATGCAGGCTGGCGCGCATGTCATCACGGCTGATCAATGCATGGACGGCATTCCATCCATGATCCATTCGGTGCAGGTCGAAGCCACCTTTCCCGATGGCACAAAACTGGTCACCGTTCACCACCCCATCCGCGAAAGGGCACCGACATGATCCCCGGACAGATATTCACCCTTGATGGCGAGATCGAAGTGAATGCAGGCCAGCCGGTCACCACGCTGATGGTTGCCAATACCGGCGACCGGCCCATTCAGGTGGGCAGCCATTTCCATTTTGCCGAAGCCAATGCCGGGCTTGAATTTGACCGCGCTGCCGCCCACGGGCTGCGGCTGGACATTGCTGCCGGAACCGCCGTGCGCTTTGAGCCGGGCCAGCGGCGCGACGTGTCGCTGGTGCCCTATGGCGGGGGGCGTATGGTTTACGGGTTCAATGGCAAGGTTATGGGGGCGCTCTGATGTCATTTCGGCCAAATATGATCCAACAGGATTTCAATAAGCGTTTGAAAAAAAGTGATTATGATCTTTCGAAGAATATCCTTGCTTTGCATTGGTTGCCTCGCTCCTTTGTTTGGAAAAGATCGATTCGCTTGATCGGCAACCCCTCTAATAAGCGCATTTTTTTGTGTTGTGCGGCATTTTTTTCAAGACGCTCCTTGCACCAATTGATTAACAGTCAACTGCTCTTAGGCCTTAAACAACAAGTTAGATCCGTTAGGCTTCTGTTAACTTCTGTTAACTCACCGGACGATCACAAAAGTGTGATGGGGGTGCTGTAAATGTCATACAAGATCACACGCGAAGCCTATGCCGACATGTATGGCCCGACCGTGGGCGACAAGGTGCGGCTGGGCGATACCGATTTGATAATCGAGGTGGAACGCGACCTGATCACCGAACGCGCAGGCGGCGGCACAGGGCCAAACAGCGCGCGCTACGGCGAGGAGGTCAAGTTCGGCGGCGGCAAGGTCATCCGCGACGGGATGGGCCAGTCCCAACTGACCCGCGCACAGGGCGCCATGGATACGGTCATCACCAATGCGCTGATCGTGGATTACACCGGCATCATCAAGGCCGATGTGGGCCTGCGCGGCGGGCGTATTGCCAAGATCGGCAAGGCCGGAAACCCCGACACCCAACCCGGTGTTGATGTCATCATCGGGCCGGGCACCGAAATCATCGCGGGCGAAGGCAAAATCCTGACCGCAGGCGGGTTTGATGCGCATATCCATTTCATCTGCCCCCAACAGATTGATGATGCGCTGCATTCGGGCCTGACCACCATGCTGGGGGGCGGCACTGGCCCTGCGCATGGCACGCTGGCCACCACCTGCACCCCCGGCCCGTGGCATCTGGGCCGGATGATGCAGGCGGCGGATGCGTTTCCCATGAATCTGGCATTCGCGGGCAAGGGCAATGCCAGCCTGCCTGACGCGCTGCACGAACAGGTGCGCGCAGGCGCGGCCGCGCTGAAACTGCACGAAGACTGGGGCACCACACCTGCCGCGATTGATAACTGCCTGAGTGTCGCGGATGAAACCGATGTGCAGGTCATGATCCACACAGATACGCTGAATGAATCGGGGTTTGTGGAAAACACCATTGCAGCCATCAAGGGCCGCACCATCCACGCCTTTCATACCGAAGGGGCGGGTGGCGGCCATGCGCCCGATATCATCAAGGTGGTCAGCAGCCAGAATATCCTGCCCAGCTCCACCAACCCGACCATGCCCTACACTGTCAACACCATCGAGGAACATCTGGACATGCTGATGGTGTGCCACCATCTGGACCGCAAGGTGCCCGAAGATGTGGCCTTTGCGGAATCGCGCATCCGGCGTGAAACCATCGCGGCCGAAGATATATTGCATGACATGGGCGCGTTTTCGGTGATTTCATCGGACAGTCAGGCCATGGGCCGCGTGGGCGAAGTAATCACCCGCACATGGCAGACCGCCCATAAGATGAAGCTCCAGCGCGGGCGGCTGGCCGAGGAGTCCGGCGACAACGACAATTTCCGCGTGCGCCGCTATATTGCGAAATACACCATCAACCCCGCAATCGTGCATGGCATGTCGCGCCATATCGGCAGCGTGGAAGAAGGCAAGCGCGCCGATCTGGTCCTGTGGTCGCCCGCGTTTTTCGGCGCGAAGCCTGAAATGGTGCTGATGGGCGGGTCCATCGTCGTGGCGCAGATGGGCGATCCCAACGCGTCCATCCCCGTGCAGCCCATGCATTCGCGCCCCATGTTCGGGGCTTTTGGGCGGGCAGTCGAACAGTCTGCCGTGATATTCGTGTCGCAGGCAGGGCAATCTGCGGGCATCGGCGCGGAACTGGGGCTGGCAAAATCCACACTTGCGGTGGAGAACTGCCGCGAAATCGGCAAATCCGACATGCGCCTGAACAGCGCCACCCCCCAGATCGAAGTCGACCCCGAAACCTATGAAGTGCGCGCCGATGGTGTGCTTCTGACCTGCGAACCGGCGTCCGAGCTGCCGCTTGCGCAGCGTTATTTCCTGTTCTGATGCCCATGTTTCACCCAAGTCTGGCGCAAGGATGCAACAGTCGCGCAAAAAATGCCGCAGCGCAGCATTGCGCACGCGCTGTTGAGAAGAAATTTACCCCCTGCTGTGATACTGCATATCCGTGGGAGGAGTGTTTCTACCTGACGGAGGGTGAAATGCGACAACGACCAGCAAATTCCAACCTTAGTCCGCAGCAATCCCAGCGGCTTGATTGTTTTCTGGCCTCTACCGGATTTGGCTGCAACCCGTCCCAATCCCGCACGGCGCGCGAAGCTGAATTTGCGCGCCTTGACCGCCTGCCAGATGGCGCGCTTGCGTCCATGGGCCTGAACCGGCGCGGATTGGCGGCGCATGTTTATCGTGATCTTTTCCACATAGGTGCAAAATGACCGACCTTCCTCCCCTGAACCGGCTTTTGAAAACCCGACCCGACCGCTGTGACGGCGCTGTCATTCTGGATTATGACGGACGCATGATCCGGCGCAAACGCCTGACCACCGCCGAAGGGCGCGGCTTCATGGTAAATTTGCCTGAAGTCACAAACCTTGATGCCTATTGGGGCCTTGAGCTGGCAGACGGCACCACACTGGAAATCGTCGCCGCTGACGAACCCCTGATCGAAGTCACCGGCGATCTGCCCCGCCTTGCATGGCATATCGGCAACCGCCACACGCCCTGCCAGATTGACGCAAACCGCATGCTGGTGCGCCACGATCATGTGATTGAAGCCATGTTGCGCCAATTGGGGGCCAGCCTGCGCCATATCAGTGGCCCCTTCACACCCGAAGGGGGCGCCTATGGTCATGGCCGCACGATGGGCCATTCGCATGGGCCGGACACCGGCCATAGCCATGATCATGGGCATGCACATGGCCATGATCATCCCCACCATACGCACGCCTGATCCATGCTGTCACCCGCCGCACTGACCCTTGTCCAATGGCTGTCCCCGGCATTCCCGACCGGCGCCTTCGCCTATAGTCACGGGCTGGAACAGGTCATTGCCGATGGCTGCGTGCATGATGCCGGCAGCCTGCGCGACTGGCTGGCCGATGTGGTGCAGTTCGGCACCGGCTGGCAGGATGCCGTGCTGATGGCGCAGGCGCTGAAGGATGGTGCGGATCCGGATGCGCTGGACGCGCTTAGTGTGGCATTGCAACCCTGCGCCGAACGCCTGTGCGAAGCGCGCGAACAAGGGGCGGCCTTCGCGCGCACCCTTGGCATCATGACGGGCCAGACACTCCCGCCGCGCACCCTGCCCCTGACTGTGGCCTGCGCCGCGCGGCCCCTTGACCTGCCCGCAAGGGACGTGATTGCGCTGTATCTTCAGGGCTTTGCCAGCAATCTGGTCACCATGGGCGTCAAACATATCCCGCTGGGCCAAAGTGCGGGCCAGAAAGTGCTGGCCGGTCTGCTGCCCGTCATCATAGATGTCGCCACGCATGCTGAAGCCGCAGAACCCGATGCATTCGCGAATTCCTGCCTTGCCGCCGATCTGGCCGCAATGCACCATGAAACCAAGGAAACAAGGCTTTACCGGACATGAACACAACGCCTTCCAACATGCACGGCCCGTTGCGCGTGGGTATCGGCGGCCCCGTCGGTGCAGGCAAAACAACGCTGACCGAACATCTGGCGCGCGCGCTTGCGCAGCGCTGTTCCATGGCGGTCATCACCAATGACATCTACACCCGCGAAGATGCGGACGCACTGGTGCGCGCGCAGGTGCTGTCTGCCGACCGCATTCGCGGGGTAGAAACCGGCGGTTGCCCGCATACGGCCATCCGCGAAGATGCCAGCATCAACCTTGCCGCCATTGCAGATCTGAACCACGCCTTCCCCGATCTGGACCTGATACTGATTGAATCGGGCGGCGACAATCTGGCCGCAACCTTCTCGCCGGAACTGGCGGATATCACCATCTATGTCATCGACACCGCCGCAGGGCAGGACATCCCGCGCAAACGCGGACCGGGCGTCACCAAATCCGGCATGCTGGTGGTCAACAAGATTGATATGGCCCCGCATGTGGGCGTTGATCCGGTGTTGCTGGAACACGACACGCAGCGCGCACGCGGGCGCTTGCCCTATGTCATGGCCAGCCTGAAACAGGGGCACGGGCTGGACGTGGTGGTGGCATTCCTTGAACGTGAAGGCGGCCTCGTCCTGCGCCCCGACCCCGCGCAGACCATTCAACGGCAAAGCGCCTGATCCGGTCTTCAGAAACGGACACAGGCGTCATCTGACATGCTATGCAACGGGCTGCATCTATGCGCGGCATCGGCCTTCATCTTGCCAAAAATACTCAAAACCCACCCATCAGGTATGGCCGCACCCCGCCAAGGTGCCGAATCCTGAACATGTTGCCTATTTTGCGGGCGACACTGCATAAGATTTCCGCCCCATTTTTCCAGACACAACGCCGCAATGCAGCAATAATATTAGACACAAACGCGTGATTTTGCCTAATTTTTTGGCATAACCCCGAACCCAACCCTGTTGCCAGCAAATCAAAGCACCCCAAAATTGCATCACGCACGCCTGCGTTCCACAACATATTTGCTGGTTGAAAGATCAGCATCAAACATGCCCAACGGCCTGATCCTGGCAGATGCCGACCGTTGGACATGGCAACAAGAATGCTGCTCTGACGGATATGGGGCCTTGAACGCGTGATTCAACCCGGACCGTCAGTCGCATAAGATCATCAAAGGAGAATGCGTCTTATGACAACCAAAACCCTGCTTGCTTCTGCTGCGGCCTCGGCGTTACTGATCACGTCCGGCCCTGCATTTGCCGATTGCCCGATCAAGGTCGGTGTGCTGCACTCTCTGTCTGGCAGTATGGCCATTTCCGAAACCACGCTGCGCGATGTCATGTTGATGCTGGTTGACCAGCAAAACACCGCAGGCGGCCTGCTGGGCTGCGAAATCGAAGCCGTCGTTGTGGACCCCGCATCGGACTGGCCACTCTTTGCCGAACGTGCCCGCGAATTGCTGACTGTCAATGACGTGGACGTCATTTTCGGGGCCTGGACCTCGGTCAGTCGCAAGGCTGTGCTGCCGGTTCTGGAAGAACTGAACGGGCTGATGTTCTATCCGGTCCAGTATGAAGGGCAGGAAAGCTCGCGCAATGTGTTCTACACTGGTGCTGCCCCCAACCAGCAAGCCATCCCTGCCGTGGATTATTTCCTTGAAGAACTGGGTGTTGAAAGCTTCGCATTGCTGGGCACGGATTATGTGTATCCCCGCACCACCAATGCCATTCTTGAGGCTTATTTGTTGTCCAAAGGCATTGCGGCTGAAGATATTTTTGTAAATTACACCCCGTTTGGTCATTCAGACTGGTCCACCATCGTGTCCGATGTCGTGGCCCTTGGCGCAGGCGGCAAACAGGTCGGCGTGATTTCCACCATCAACGGTGACGCCAATATCGGCTTTTACACCGAACTGGCCGCCCAGGGCGTCAGCGCGGATGATATTCCCGTAGTTGCGTTTTCTGTGGGCGAGGAAGAGCTTTCGGGCCTCGACACATCGCGCCTTGTCGGTCATCTGGCGGCATGGAACTACTTCATGTCGGCAGACACGCCCGAAAATGAAACCTTTATCGCCGCCTGGCATGACTTCATCGGCGATGACAGCCGCGTGACGAATGACCCGATGGAGGCCCATTACATCGGCTTCAACATGTGGGTCAACGCGGTCGAAGCTGCCGGCACCACTGATGTGGATGCCGTGCGCGAAGCAATGTGGGGTCAGGAAGTTCCCAACCTGACCGGCGGCACCGCTGTCATGTTGCCAAACCACCATCTGGCCAAGCCGGTTCTGATTGGCGAAATCCGTGCCGACGGGCAGTTCGACATCATCAGCCAGACCGGCGAAGTCGAAGGCGCCGCATGGACCCCCTATCTGGACGAAAGTGCCACGCTGGTCAGCGACTGGCAGGAACTGGGTTGCGGCATGTTCGACACAGCCACTGAAACCTGTGTCCAGCTGACATCCAACTACTAAGCAAGACGGGATGCAGGCCCAAGGGTTTGCATCCCCCTTATCTGAGTTGCGTCCTGCCTGAAGATATGAAAGCCCCTGCCATGTTGCGACGTCTTCGCCGCGTGCCCTTGTGCGCGTGTCTGATATTCCTTGGTATTTTCGTGGCCCTCATAGCCGCGCCCACAGCCGCGCATGCCCAAAGCACCAGCGACACGCCCTTGCAGGATGTGCTGCAAACCGTGCAGGCGCAGGTCGCAAGCCCGTCACGC
Above is a window of Roseinatronobacter sp. S2 DNA encoding:
- the urtA gene encoding urea ABC transporter substrate-binding protein, yielding MTTKTLLASAAASALLITSGPAFADCPIKVGVLHSLSGSMAISETTLRDVMLMLVDQQNTAGGLLGCEIEAVVVDPASDWPLFAERARELLTVNDVDVIFGAWTSVSRKAVLPVLEELNGLMFYPVQYEGQESSRNVFYTGAAPNQQAIPAVDYFLEELGVESFALLGTDYVYPRTTNAILEAYLLSKGIAAEDIFVNYTPFGHSDWSTIVSDVVALGAGGKQVGVISTINGDANIGFYTELAAQGVSADDIPVVAFSVGEEELSGLDTSRLVGHLAAWNYFMSADTPENETFIAAWHDFIGDDSRVTNDPMEAHYIGFNMWVNAVEAAGTTDVDAVREAMWGQEVPNLTGGTAVMLPNHHLAKPVLIGEIRADGQFDIISQTGEVEGAAWTPYLDESATLVSDWQELGCGMFDTATETCVQLTSNY
- a CDS encoding urease subunit beta, which gives rise to MIPGQIFTLDGEIEVNAGQPVTTLMVANTGDRPIQVGSHFHFAEANAGLEFDRAAAHGLRLDIAAGTAVRFEPGQRRDVSLVPYGGGRMVYGFNGKVMGAL
- a CDS encoding urease accessory protein UreF translates to MSPAALTLVQWLSPAFPTGAFAYSHGLEQVIADGCVHDAGSLRDWLADVVQFGTGWQDAVLMAQALKDGADPDALDALSVALQPCAERLCEAREQGAAFARTLGIMTGQTLPPRTLPLTVACAARPLDLPARDVIALYLQGFASNLVTMGVKHIPLGQSAGQKVLAGLLPVIIDVATHAEAAEPDAFANSCLAADLAAMHHETKETRLYRT
- the ureC gene encoding urease subunit alpha, which codes for MSYKITREAYADMYGPTVGDKVRLGDTDLIIEVERDLITERAGGGTGPNSARYGEEVKFGGGKVIRDGMGQSQLTRAQGAMDTVITNALIVDYTGIIKADVGLRGGRIAKIGKAGNPDTQPGVDVIIGPGTEIIAGEGKILTAGGFDAHIHFICPQQIDDALHSGLTTMLGGGTGPAHGTLATTCTPGPWHLGRMMQAADAFPMNLAFAGKGNASLPDALHEQVRAGAAALKLHEDWGTTPAAIDNCLSVADETDVQVMIHTDTLNESGFVENTIAAIKGRTIHAFHTEGAGGGHAPDIIKVVSSQNILPSSTNPTMPYTVNTIEEHLDMLMVCHHLDRKVPEDVAFAESRIRRETIAAEDILHDMGAFSVISSDSQAMGRVGEVITRTWQTAHKMKLQRGRLAEESGDNDNFRVRRYIAKYTINPAIVHGMSRHIGSVEEGKRADLVLWSPAFFGAKPEMVLMGGSIVVAQMGDPNASIPVQPMHSRPMFGAFGRAVEQSAVIFVSQAGQSAGIGAELGLAKSTLAVENCREIGKSDMRLNSATPQIEVDPETYEVRADGVLLTCEPASELPLAQRYFLF
- a CDS encoding urease subunit gamma: MNLNPREKDKLLVALAAMVARNRLARGVKLNHPEAIALITDYVVEGARDGRSVADLMQAGAHVITADQCMDGIPSMIHSVQVEATFPDGTKLVTVHHPIRERAPT
- a CDS encoding urease accessory protein UreE; translated protein: MTDLPPLNRLLKTRPDRCDGAVILDYDGRMIRRKRLTTAEGRGFMVNLPEVTNLDAYWGLELADGTTLEIVAADEPLIEVTGDLPRLAWHIGNRHTPCQIDANRMLVRHDHVIEAMLRQLGASLRHISGPFTPEGGAYGHGRTMGHSHGPDTGHSHDHGHAHGHDHPHHTHA
- the ureG gene encoding urease accessory protein UreG; this encodes MNTTPSNMHGPLRVGIGGPVGAGKTTLTEHLARALAQRCSMAVITNDIYTREDADALVRAQVLSADRIRGVETGGCPHTAIREDASINLAAIADLNHAFPDLDLILIESGGDNLAATFSPELADITIYVIDTAAGQDIPRKRGPGVTKSGMLVVNKIDMAPHVGVDPVLLEHDTQRARGRLPYVMASLKQGHGLDVVVAFLEREGGLVLRPDPAQTIQRQSA